GGGATAATGGTGTTGGACCTTCATGGACGAAGGGGGCTATATTCTCTAAGGCTCCTGTGAAAAATATAACTAATAATGGAATTTCGGCATCTATTGTTCAATATAAACGTATTAAATATCCTTTAACAATAAAAACCGCACCAGGTGCTGAAGTATATGTTGATGGAGTTAAAGAAGGAACAACTGATGAAAATGGAGTTTTTACAACTTTCAAAGAGCCTGGAACTTATACAGTTAAAGTAGTTATTAGTGGAATTTCATCAATCGAAAAAACAGTAGATGTTCAATCAGATATAAACAATACAGTTAGTTTTGATTATGGAACTGTAAATATTAAAGTAGTTGATGGGCTTTCAGGAGAAAGTTTAGCGGGTGTAAGTGTTTCAGGAGATTTAACAACAACAATTGATGGAACTTTTACAACTAATATGCCTTATGGAGAATATACTTTAATCTTCCATAAGGGTGGTTATTGGAATGATACAAGGACAATAACTGTAGATGGGGACAAAAACATAACAATCGAATTATTCCCAACTAAAAGCATTTTGAAAATCTCACAAACACCTGAGGATATTGAAACTTATCCATCCTCAATGTTTGAAGTAGTTCTAAATCTTGAACCAATTCAAGATGCCTATTCAACCAAATTGTACATTACGGGAGTTGATGTCATAAAGATCCAAAAGAACGGCATAAACATTCCAGAATCTAATGATGGTTCATATATTATTGGGGATCTTAAAGAACCTACAAATGTGAAGATTGTATTTGCAACTCCTGATTCTACTGGAGGGCATCAATTTATTGTTAGATTCATATGCTCTGATATTCTTGGGAATGAGTATGTTACTCAGAAAACCATTACTTATCAAGTTCAGGATTTACCATTCATTGTGCAACAACCTCCATCATGGAGTATTGGGGATAATGAAGTATCTATTATTGAACAGTCTGGAGATGATTATTCAGTATTGTTAATGTTAAAGAATGCTAATGGTTCAGTAATTTGGTCTAAAAGCGGTGCACTAAGCGCTTATGACACTCAAACATTCACAATCCCAATAACTGCTCCAGGAAATTATGTTTTAGAAATTTCAGCAAAAAACGGAGAGGTAACAACATACGTTCCAATAACCGTAGTTGAGCCAATAAAACTTCTAACTCCAGAAGTTGAAGCAGGTAAGGGGCAAGTAGCAACAGTTGAATTGGAAATAAAAAACCCAACTAATGAAGTAAAATACTACGATGCAATAATCACTGGCAGTATATTTTCAAATAATTCAGAGACTCCAAAGACTACGTTTTCAATTGCACCTGGAGAAACAAAAACAGTAGAATTAAAGTTTGAAGTTCCAGATGATTTAGAATATGATAGTTATGAAATTTCAGTTCAAGTATTCGAAAAAGATAGTTCAAAACCGATATTCACTGACAAAGTTGTATTGAAGATTGTTGAAAGTTCATTCCTTCCAATTGGTGGGGGAGAGGACATTCCAACATGGGCATTGGCAGTAGGTATTCTTTTAATTGGGGGAATTGGGGCATACTTTATTATGAAAAGATAATCTCTTTTTTAAAATCTCATTTTTTAGGTGGTTTTATGTGGTTTTTAAAAGCATCTAAAAGATTTGTTTTAAAAAAGTTAAAATCAAAAAGAGGGATTATTCCTGCAATCGTTGCAGGAGTGCTTGTAGGGCTACTCATCGGTGCCGCAATCGATTATATATCTGACGGGGAACTTGACTTAGACATGAAAAAAGATTCTGCAGTAGTTACTGATGGTAAGATGCCAACTGACAAGGAGCTTATAAATGATACTGATATTGAAAGCACATTTGCAATGACAAAAGCAACATCTGAGGATGAAGTTGCAAAGGACCTTTTGGAATTAAGGCAACAACTTCAAACTACGTTGGTAGCGTATGATAAGCAAGTTACTGGGAGTTTGGCAGATATTAGGGTAACACTTAAAGGACCTGATAAAATTTATGGACCTTCTGCATTCCCAGTATTGATAAATATATATGCCCCATGCGCAGACGATCCAAGTGAAAATAAGGTCCACATCCAGGAAGTCAAGGTTTATGTGGTGGATAGTAATGGACAGAAATGGTGGATAACAACGTGGAAAGGAGATAAAATATTAAGAAACTCTGAATACACATGGCATTTTATTGTTAAGACGCCCGATCCATATTATGGAATAGCAAAAAGCATGCTAACAACTCCTGATAGAGAAAAACTATTGGAATTATTAAATTCTAAGTTAGATAAGTTTGAATTAGTTGTTGAGGTGAAAGGTTACAGGGAAGTTTGGATTTGGAAAACAATTACACATGAGGATGGTACTGTAACAGAGGTAAAAGAGCATGTTAGAGACGATCCAATTTCAGCAACACTTACATCATTATCTGCATGGAATCATGAAAATGCTGGAAAATATTCAACAGGTGGGTTCTCAGGTTCATTACCTATTAAGTTCGCAGATAAAAGGGAATATGTGGCATACAAAACAGATGTTAATGGTGCTGTCTCAAATATGATTGCAAGGGTTTGGGCAACTCCTGTTCACGTGCTCTCATCATCTGCTGATTACAAAGTTGCATTTATTGCTAATCCAAGCTACTTTAACCCACTTAACCCTGTGATTGCAGATGACTTTACAGCATTTGTTTTAAGAAATTATAATGGAAATTGGGTTGTTGCATCAAAATCTTCTGATAATTTTGGAGATCTTGGAAATTTGAATATTTTTGCTACATCTTTACAGTATAAAACAGATGACCTAACAACAGGATATGAGACATATATTTTGATTTTTGCAAACGTGAAAGTTAATGATGACGCAGGACAAAGAGAACTGCCAATATGGTTAATTGCCAAGCCAGCGATTTCAGTACTAACAAACACTGAAGTAACACTAAGTGACGAAAGAGTGCAAGAAATTGCTGAATTACTGCAAAAAGATGAGATGACTGATGAAGACATTGCAAGGATACAAGACACTTTAGCTACAATGATTTCATCACTTGAAAAGAAGAAAAATGCGGCTTTAAACTTTGCAGATAAGACAACAAATGAAGATGCAAAAGATCTCGCAAAAAAAGCAGCAGAATATTATGATAAATCAATTGAACAGTTGAGAAGCATTGAAGGTTCAAAAGATGCGGACAAAATAAAATTAGCATTGAAGTTGTCAAAAAACTATGAGATGATTGGTGACTATTACTACTCAGCAGCACAAAAAACAGCATGGGGATTGGAAGAACAGGCACAGTTGGATATTCAGAATGCACAGAAAATAGAAGAAACTACAAAACAATATGAACCGTCAGTATGGTTCAGTGCAGGTTCTATGGTGGGTAGTGCTTGGCAGTCATTTAAAGAAGGCCTTGGAATTGGAAATATTCCAGATTGGGTGCTTATTTTAGTGGTGATTATTTTGGTCGTTGGCGGTGCGATAATTGTACTTAAGCTCTTCTAATG
The sequence above is a segment of the Methanotorris igneus Kol 5 genome. Coding sequences within it:
- a CDS encoding PEGA domain-containing protein, with amino-acid sequence MVKKILFILLSLLAVVSISAVSAESYMVKIDGLSDDVINQTLQSITWKYYTPQYNFIGNGIITFPTEKDYIRFILPYDGGNAFAFPPEIVEIPYGYVVTFRGSASRSASCIIEFEDYTMPSTIAIGGYTPGGGSGIYDDSGNRLSGNTYAYNLRPLNTIVIKVWDNGVGPSWTKGAIFSKAPVKNITNNGISASIVQYKRIKYPLTIKTAPGAEVYVDGVKEGTTDENGVFTTFKEPGTYTVKVVISGISSIEKTVDVQSDINNTVSFDYGTVNIKVVDGLSGESLAGVSVSGDLTTTIDGTFTTNMPYGEYTLIFHKGGYWNDTRTITVDGDKNITIELFPTKSILKISQTPEDIETYPSSMFEVVLNLEPIQDAYSTKLYITGVDVIKIQKNGINIPESNDGSYIIGDLKEPTNVKIVFATPDSTGGHQFIVRFICSDILGNEYVTQKTITYQVQDLPFIVQQPPSWSIGDNEVSIIEQSGDDYSVLLMLKNANGSVIWSKSGALSAYDTQTFTIPITAPGNYVLEISAKNGEVTTYVPITVVEPIKLLTPEVEAGKGQVATVELEIKNPTNEVKYYDAIITGSIFSNNSETPKTTFSIAPGETKTVELKFEVPDDLEYDSYEISVQVFEKDSSKPIFTDKVVLKIVESSFLPIGGGEDIPTWALAVGILLIGGIGAYFIMKR